The Fibrobacter sp. UWR4 sequence ATCATGATCCGCATGTTCGGCCCTGAATTCGGTAACGTAATCGAAGGCAAGAACTACGATAAAATCCTTGCTGACCTGTACTGGGTTAACTACAAGTGGAATCTGGGTGCCGACGACAAGCTGAACCTGAAGATCGGTCGCTGGAAGACCGACTGGACCTCTTCCCAGTCCACCCACTTCGGTACCTATATCGACGGCCCTCTGAACAAGCGCGGCCTCTGGATGCGCGACTACAGCCACAACGCTATTGAATTGGGCTGGAAGCACGGTCTCAACAACCTCACCGCAATGGTTGCAGCTATGGATGGCAAGGCAAACACCGGTTACGTCCGTGTAGAAGACGACCTGAAGTTCACCTTCCCTCTGGAAATGAAGTTCGGCTACCGCGGAAACCTTATTGACGTTGTGCAGAACACCACCTATCTCACCCACCGTGTTGCTGCATTCGCAGGTTACACCATTATGCCCAACCTCCGCGTTTATGGTGAATACGGCTGCCTCTACACCGTAGATGAAGACATCTCCGAGACCGCAAAGAATTACCACGCCCAGGAACTTGGCTTCATGAACAAGGCTGGCAAGATGTTCAACCCGTTCTACATCGGTGTTGAAATCCCCACCTTCGGCATTCTCACCAACCTGTTTGCAGAAGTGGAATACATCAAGGACCGCGATCAGATTGACCCCAAGAAGCCTGATGCAGACGACTTGGCATGGACTGTAGCTCTCGTAAAGACCGTTGGCAAGTCTAAGCTCCAGTTCAGCGTCTACAGCGAAGAAACCTTGAGCGACGTAGGCATGGCATTCCGCCTGACCACTACCATCAAGTAATCGCAAGCTTTTTCCTTTTAGGCACAGATTTCGCTTTATTTTAGCAAACCGTTGGTTTTCACCAGCGGTTTGTTTCATTTTTAAACACAGGACGAACAAGCCTGCTTCAACATTTCAAAAATAAACACTCGAAGCCTGTCTAAAGCGGCATTTTTAGGCTAATTTCAGCATTTTTCATTATTTGGCAGTTGGCATAAATCTTGCTAAATTGTGGGCGAAAATCAAAAAAGGTCCAGTTGGACTCAAACAATTAAACAAAGGATAAGCAAAATGATCAAGCCTTTAGCAGATCGAATCGTTGTAAAGCCGGCCGAAGCCGAACAGAAGACCTCTTCCGGTCTCTTCATCCCCGATAACGCAAAGGAAAAGCCGATGCAGGGTAAGGTCGTGGCAGTGGGCCCGGGCCGCAAGACCGAAGCT is a genomic window containing:
- the groES gene encoding co-chaperone GroES; protein product: MIKPLADRIVVKPAEAEQKTSSGLFIPDNAKEKPMQGKVVAVGPGRKTEAGETVAMEVKVGDVVLYGKYSGTEISVDGENYLIVKESDIFATL